In Nocardia asteroides, the following proteins share a genomic window:
- the kdpB gene encoding potassium-transporting ATPase subunit KdpB, producing the protein MASPTLETPAAPRPEHRTKGVQKGVLDPKLLLTSLPDALRKLDPRTLWKNPVMLIVEIGAVWSTILAIADPSFFAWAIVVWLWLTVVFANLAEAVAEGRGKAQADTLRKAKTDTVARRLTDWTPGGRIIEERVAAPDLRRGDHVVVEAGQVIPGDGDVVEGIASVDESAITGESAPVIRESGGDRSAVTGGTTVLSDRIVVRITQEPGASFIDKMIALVEGASRQKTPNEIALNILLAALTIIFVFAVATLQPLAIFAKSNNPGVPDTAALDMHGITGIVLVSLLVCLIPTTIGALLSAIGIAGMDRLVQRNVLAMSGRAVEAAGDVNTLLLDKTGTITLGNRQAAEFVPMPGIPDDELADAAQLSSLADETPEGRSIVVFAKQAFGKRERSAGELPGATWVDFTAQTRMSGVDLADGHQLRKGAAGAVTEWVRAQGGSVPGQAAVIVDGISASGGTPLVVGEVKDGMPRLLGVIHLKDVVKQGMRERFDEMRRMGIRTVMITGDNPLTAKAIADEAGVDDFLAEATPEDKLALIKKEQDGGRLVAMTGDGTNDAPALAQADVGVAMNTGTSAAKEAGNMVDLDSDPTKLIEIVEIGKQLLITRGALTTFSIANDIAKYFAIIPALFVGLFPGLDALNIMRLASPQSAILSAVIFNAIIIVALIPLALRGVDYRPSNASTLLSRNLTIYGLGGIIAPFLGIKLIDLLVQLLPGMS; encoded by the coding sequence ATGGCAAGTCCCACCCTCGAAACACCGGCCGCACCCCGGCCCGAACACCGGACCAAGGGCGTTCAGAAGGGCGTCCTCGATCCGAAGCTGCTGCTCACCTCGCTGCCCGACGCGCTGCGCAAACTCGATCCCCGCACGCTGTGGAAGAACCCCGTCATGCTGATCGTCGAGATCGGCGCGGTCTGGTCGACCATCCTCGCGATCGCCGATCCGAGCTTCTTCGCCTGGGCGATCGTGGTGTGGCTGTGGCTGACCGTGGTGTTCGCCAACCTGGCCGAGGCCGTCGCCGAGGGCCGCGGCAAGGCCCAGGCCGACACCCTGCGAAAGGCCAAGACCGACACCGTCGCCCGCCGCCTGACCGACTGGACTCCCGGCGGCCGCATCATCGAGGAGCGGGTCGCCGCACCCGACCTGCGCCGCGGTGACCACGTGGTGGTCGAGGCAGGCCAGGTCATCCCCGGTGACGGCGATGTCGTCGAAGGCATCGCCTCGGTGGACGAATCGGCCATCACCGGCGAATCCGCCCCGGTCATCCGCGAATCCGGCGGCGACCGCTCGGCCGTGACCGGCGGCACCACGGTGCTCTCGGATCGGATCGTCGTGCGGATCACCCAGGAACCGGGCGCCAGTTTCATCGACAAGATGATCGCCCTGGTCGAAGGCGCCAGTCGCCAGAAGACGCCGAACGAGATCGCGCTGAACATCCTGCTGGCCGCGCTCACGATCATCTTCGTCTTCGCGGTGGCCACGTTGCAGCCGCTGGCGATCTTCGCCAAGTCGAACAACCCCGGTGTGCCCGACACCGCGGCGCTGGACATGCACGGCATCACCGGCATCGTGCTGGTCTCGCTGCTGGTGTGCCTGATCCCGACCACCATCGGCGCGCTGCTCTCGGCCATCGGCATCGCGGGCATGGACCGGCTCGTGCAACGCAATGTGCTGGCCATGTCGGGCCGCGCGGTCGAGGCCGCCGGGGATGTGAACACCCTGCTGCTCGACAAGACCGGCACCATCACCCTCGGCAACCGCCAGGCCGCCGAATTCGTTCCGATGCCGGGCATTCCCGACGACGAACTGGCCGACGCGGCGCAGCTGTCCAGCCTCGCCGACGAGACGCCGGAGGGGCGCTCGATCGTCGTGTTCGCCAAGCAGGCGTTCGGCAAGCGGGAACGCTCCGCGGGCGAGCTGCCCGGTGCCACCTGGGTGGACTTCACCGCGCAGACCCGCATGTCGGGCGTCGACCTCGCCGACGGGCACCAGCTGCGCAAGGGGGCAGCCGGTGCGGTCACCGAATGGGTTCGCGCCCAGGGTGGTTCGGTGCCGGGCCAGGCGGCGGTGATCGTCGACGGCATCTCGGCGTCGGGCGGTACGCCGCTGGTGGTCGGTGAGGTCAAGGACGGCATGCCGCGGCTGCTCGGCGTCATCCATCTCAAGGATGTCGTCAAACAGGGCATGCGGGAACGCTTCGACGAGATGCGCCGCATGGGCATCCGTACGGTGATGATCACCGGCGACAATCCGCTGACCGCCAAGGCGATCGCCGACGAGGCCGGGGTCGACGACTTCCTCGCCGAGGCCACGCCGGAGGACAAGCTCGCCCTGATCAAGAAGGAACAGGACGGTGGCCGCCTGGTCGCGATGACCGGCGACGGCACCAACGACGCCCCCGCCCTGGCCCAGGCCGACGTGGGCGTGGCGATGAACACCGGCACCTCGGCCGCCAAAGAGGCGGGCAACATGGTCGATCTGGATTCGGACCCGACCAAGCTGATCGAGATCGTCGAGATCGGCAAGCAGTTGCTCATCACCCGTGGCGCGCTCACCACGTTCTCCATCGCCAACGACATCGCCAAGTACTTCGCCATCATCCCGGCATTGTTCGTGGGACTGTTCCCCGGCCTCGACGCGCTCAACATCATGCGCCTGGCCAGCCCGCAGTCGGCGATCCTGTCCGCGGTGATCTTCAACGCGATCATCATCGTGGCGTTGATCCCGCTGGCGCTGCGCGGTGTCGACTACCGGCCGAGCAATGCCTCGACGCTGTTGAGCCGCAACCTGACCATCTACGGCCTGGGCGGCATCATCGCGCCGTTCCTCGGTATCAAGCTCATCGACCTGCTCGTTCAACTCCTCCCCGGGATGTCCTGA
- a CDS encoding potassium-transporting ATPase subunit C — translation MRLSTWIRQHLAALRALLVLTVITGIVYPVAVFAVAQLPGLSEKADGSLLERDGKLVGSSLIGQSFTDADGKAVARYFQSRPSAAGEGYDPLATGASNLGPEDIVDTADRTSLLSTVCARSKEVGDREGVDGARQFCTKDGVGAVLSVIGPRDADGDVSRPVQVVSVNELCPARPFLATFRDVAVECARDGEDYAVGRIIPVLGDAPADPAVPADAVTASGSGLDPHISPEYAAIQVARVARARGVTDDQVRAVVDAHTDGRTLGFLGAPRVNVVELNLALDEQFPPRG, via the coding sequence ATGCGTCTGTCAACCTGGATCCGTCAGCATCTGGCCGCGCTGCGCGCCCTGCTCGTCCTGACCGTGATCACCGGAATCGTCTACCCCGTCGCGGTTTTCGCGGTGGCACAGCTGCCGGGGCTCAGCGAGAAGGCCGACGGCTCGCTGCTGGAGCGGGACGGAAAGCTGGTGGGCTCCAGCCTGATCGGGCAGTCGTTCACCGACGCCGACGGCAAGGCGGTGGCACGGTACTTCCAGAGCCGTCCCTCGGCGGCGGGCGAGGGCTACGACCCGCTGGCCACCGGCGCGAGCAATCTCGGCCCGGAGGACATCGTCGACACCGCCGACCGCACGAGTCTGCTGAGCACCGTATGCGCGCGATCGAAGGAGGTCGGCGACCGTGAGGGGGTCGACGGCGCCCGGCAGTTCTGCACGAAAGACGGTGTCGGCGCGGTGCTCTCGGTGATCGGGCCGCGTGATGCCGACGGTGACGTGTCCCGACCTGTCCAGGTGGTGAGCGTCAACGAACTCTGCCCGGCGCGGCCGTTCCTCGCCACCTTCCGTGACGTGGCGGTGGAGTGCGCGCGCGACGGCGAGGACTACGCGGTGGGCCGGATCATCCCGGTCCTCGGGGACGCCCCCGCCGACCCGGCCGTCCCCGCGGACGCGGTCACCGCCAGTGGCAGTGGTCTGGATCCGCACATCTCCCCGGAGTACGCGGCCATCCAGGTCGCGCGGGTGGCGCGGGCACGCGGCGTCACCGACGACCAGGTGCGCGCGGTGGTCGACGCCCACACCGACGGCCGCACGCTGGGCTTCCTCGGCGCGCCGCGGGTGAATGTCGTCGAGCTCAATCTCGCACTGGACGAACAGTTCCCGCCGCGCGGCTGA
- a CDS encoding amylo-alpha-1,6-glucosidase produces MSLDSTSSPSPLNAGEPAGLGGSGGNVTLVEGGTFCLSDRLGDIEPGKPQGLFFRDARVISRWELMIDGKRPEPLSVLSPEAFAARFVLRRPPQQGRADSTLLVVRDRLVAEGMHELITLENMSREATAVVLELHVDADFVDLFSVKEGRMGGRRAEMTTADGELLLHDRADLSRGLALTSTVEPMVLPGTMIWRVVVPAGGRWQTEITAQPAGAAQRPQTQGTPGERYRASEPVRKIQAWRATATDITADSSLLNRVLRRSESDLGALQIHTDSGTGRPFVAAGAPWFMTLFGRDSLLTAWMSLPLETDLALGTLQQLAELQGQTVDPLVEEEPGRIMHEMRRGPAVGQVLGGQIYYGTVDATPLFVMLLAECLRWGAEPASIATLLPAADAAIGWITDFGDRDDDGFVEYVRATDRGLINQGWKDSFDGINDATGHIAQAPIALCEVQGYVYAAYLSRAELADAFDDPALATRMRERAAELRTKFAEQFWLPHCGWYAVALDGSKRQIDALTSNAAHCLWSGIATDEHAEILIRNLAKAEMDSGFGLRTLASNMGAYNPMSYHCGSIWPHDTAIAVAGLMRYQHVPGAVELATKLSAGLLDAAAAFDGRLPELFCGFPRARFAAPVPYPTSCSPQAWASAAPLLLVRSFLGLDPDVPAKTLTLRPQVPSTWGCVRMSEFRLGGVTVDLEVCGSAVTVTGLPEGWALITDEQ; encoded by the coding sequence ATGAGCCTGGACAGTACGTCGTCGCCGAGCCCGCTCAACGCGGGGGAACCCGCCGGGCTCGGCGGCAGCGGCGGCAACGTCACCCTCGTCGAAGGCGGCACCTTCTGCCTGTCCGACCGGCTCGGCGACATCGAGCCCGGCAAGCCGCAGGGCCTGTTCTTCCGTGACGCCCGGGTGATCTCGCGCTGGGAGCTGATGATCGACGGCAAGCGGCCCGAGCCGCTGTCGGTGCTCAGCCCGGAGGCCTTCGCGGCACGGTTCGTGCTGCGGAGGCCGCCGCAGCAGGGCCGGGCCGACAGCACGTTGCTCGTCGTGCGCGACCGCCTGGTCGCCGAGGGCATGCACGAGCTGATCACGCTGGAGAACATGAGCCGCGAGGCCACCGCGGTGGTGCTCGAGCTACACGTCGACGCCGATTTCGTCGACCTGTTCTCGGTGAAGGAAGGCCGGATGGGCGGCCGCCGGGCGGAGATGACCACCGCCGACGGTGAGCTGCTGCTGCACGACCGGGCCGACCTGTCGCGCGGACTCGCGCTCACCTCGACCGTGGAACCGATGGTGTTGCCCGGCACCATGATCTGGCGCGTCGTCGTCCCCGCGGGGGGACGCTGGCAGACCGAGATCACCGCGCAACCCGCGGGTGCCGCACAGCGCCCGCAGACCCAGGGCACCCCCGGCGAGCGCTACCGGGCCAGCGAGCCGGTGCGCAAGATCCAGGCGTGGCGGGCCACCGCCACCGACATCACCGCCGACTCGAGCCTGCTCAACCGGGTGCTGCGGCGCAGTGAGAGCGACCTGGGCGCGTTGCAGATCCACACCGATTCGGGCACGGGCAGGCCGTTCGTCGCCGCGGGCGCGCCCTGGTTCATGACGCTGTTCGGTCGCGACTCGCTGCTCACCGCGTGGATGTCGCTGCCGCTGGAGACCGATCTCGCCCTCGGCACCCTCCAGCAGCTCGCCGAATTGCAAGGTCAGACAGTGGATCCGCTGGTGGAGGAGGAGCCGGGCCGGATCATGCACGAGATGCGGCGCGGACCCGCCGTCGGCCAGGTGCTCGGCGGCCAGATCTACTACGGCACCGTCGACGCCACCCCGCTGTTCGTGATGCTGCTGGCCGAATGCCTGCGCTGGGGCGCCGAACCCGCCTCGATCGCGACGCTGCTGCCCGCGGCCGACGCCGCCATCGGCTGGATCACCGATTTCGGCGACCGTGACGACGACGGTTTCGTGGAGTACGTGCGCGCCACCGATCGCGGCCTGATCAATCAGGGCTGGAAGGACAGCTTCGACGGCATCAACGACGCCACCGGCCACATCGCCCAGGCCCCGATCGCGCTGTGCGAGGTGCAGGGCTACGTGTACGCGGCGTACCTGTCGCGCGCCGAACTCGCCGACGCCTTCGACGATCCCGCCCTGGCGACGCGGATGCGCGAGCGGGCCGCCGAGTTGCGGACCAAGTTCGCCGAACAGTTCTGGCTACCGCACTGCGGCTGGTACGCCGTGGCGCTGGACGGCAGCAAGCGCCAGATCGACGCGCTGACCAGCAACGCGGCGCACTGTCTGTGGTCGGGCATCGCCACCGACGAGCACGCCGAGATCCTGATCCGGAACCTGGCGAAGGCGGAGATGGATTCCGGGTTCGGGCTGCGCACGCTGGCCTCGAACATGGGCGCCTACAACCCGATGAGCTATCACTGCGGCTCGATCTGGCCCCACGACACGGCGATCGCGGTCGCCGGGCTGATGCGGTATCAGCACGTGCCGGGCGCGGTCGAACTGGCGACGAAGCTCTCGGCCGGCCTGCTCGACGCGGCCGCCGCGTTCGACGGCAGGCTGCCCGAACTGTTCTGTGGTTTCCCGCGCGCCCGCTTCGCGGCGCCGGTGCCCTACCCCACCTCCTGCTCCCCGCAGGCGTGGGCCAGTGCGGCGCCGCTGCTGCTGGTGCGGTCGTTCCTCGGGCTCGACCCCGACGTACCCGCCAAGACCCTGACGTTGCGGCCGCAGGTGCCGTCGACGTGGGGCTGCGTGCGGATGTCGGAGTTCCGGCTCGGTGGGGTCACCGTCGATCTCGAGGTCTGCGGGTCGGCGGTCACGGTGACCGGGCTGCCGGAAGGCTGGGCACTGATCACCGACGAGCAATGA
- a CDS encoding glycosyltransferase family 4 protein translates to MSPTGFSTSDLYSIEHNDGPLRIAMVVPPYFDVPPKAYGGVEAVVADLVDALCERGHHVTLFGAGEPGTKAEFVPLWDRIVPERLGDPFPEVVHALRVRRAIERLAETDGIDLVHDHTFAGPLNAPAYANLGLPTVVTVHGPVQDDCYRYYRELGEECSLVAISDRQRELAPELPWAGRVHNALRPDLWPFQTEKQDYALFLGRFTMDKGPHLALDAAHEAGIPLILAGKCSEPPEKAYFEEYVRPRLTESDHVFGLADAAAKRKLLSGARCLLFPIRWEEPFGMVMIESMVCGTPVVALRGGAVAEVLVDGVTGRICEEPDELPAAIAEVASFDPAACRAHVEANFGADTLGGGYEQVYRQLLARTTIGYGNAFAMPMPVGAAVSGRV, encoded by the coding sequence ATGTCGCCGACCGGGTTCTCCACGTCCGATCTCTATTCGATCGAGCACAACGACGGCCCACTGCGGATCGCCATGGTGGTCCCACCGTATTTCGATGTCCCACCCAAGGCCTACGGCGGCGTCGAGGCCGTGGTCGCGGATCTGGTCGACGCACTGTGTGAGCGCGGCCATCACGTCACCCTGTTCGGGGCGGGCGAACCGGGCACCAAGGCGGAGTTCGTCCCGCTCTGGGACCGGATCGTGCCGGAACGCCTCGGCGATCCCTTTCCCGAGGTGGTGCACGCGCTGCGGGTGCGTCGCGCGATCGAGCGGCTGGCCGAGACCGACGGTATCGACCTGGTGCACGATCACACCTTCGCCGGTCCGCTGAACGCGCCCGCCTACGCCAATCTGGGCCTGCCGACGGTGGTCACCGTGCACGGTCCCGTCCAGGACGACTGCTACCGCTACTACCGCGAACTGGGCGAGGAATGCTCGCTCGTCGCGATCAGCGACCGGCAGCGGGAACTGGCGCCGGAACTGCCGTGGGCGGGGCGCGTGCACAACGCGCTGCGGCCGGACCTGTGGCCGTTCCAGACCGAGAAGCAGGACTACGCCCTGTTCCTCGGCCGCTTCACCATGGACAAGGGTCCACATCTGGCGCTCGACGCCGCGCACGAGGCCGGTATTCCGCTCATCCTGGCCGGTAAATGCTCCGAGCCGCCCGAAAAGGCGTACTTCGAGGAGTACGTGCGACCGCGGCTGACCGAGAGCGATCACGTATTCGGTCTCGCCGACGCGGCGGCCAAGCGTAAACTCTTGTCCGGAGCGAGGTGTCTGCTGTTCCCCATTCGCTGGGAGGAGCCGTTCGGCATGGTGATGATCGAGTCGATGGTCTGCGGAACGCCGGTCGTCGCGTTGCGCGGGGGAGCCGTGGCCGAGGTCCTGGTCGACGGCGTCACCGGACGCATCTGCGAGGAACCCGACGAACTGCCCGCTGCGATCGCCGAGGTCGCGTCGTTCGATCCGGCGGCCTGCCGGGCGCACGTGGAGGCGAACTTCGGCGCCGACACCCTCGGTGGTGGTTACGAGCAGGTCTACCGGCAATTGTTGGCCCGCACCACGATCGGCTACGGCAACGCGTTCGCGATGCCGATGCCCGTCGGGGCGGCGGTCAGCGGGCGCGTATGA